One window of the Pseudokineococcus lusitanus genome contains the following:
- a CDS encoding alpha/beta fold hydrolase, translated as MSRQPSPRRRAAAAGGVAAVVVSLVVASPTTAATTPAAPSAPAADLATGGVSAPVPEIDWAACTGPDGAPVPALAAFECATVEVPEDYDRPDGLTSTVALTRLPASDPAQRIGTLFTNPGGPGGSGVDFVQQSAAVAYTPEVRARFDVLGFDPRGVGRSTPATCFRTAQAETDFLLQQAPIAFPVADAEVAPFLASNARLTSRCGATSSERLDSSSTANVARDMDLLRQAVGDEGLTYAGYSYGSVLGATYAKLFPTRARALFIDGTLDPATWVGDPSGRDPLSVGVRTGQGVAASETFDELLRLCAEAGPEGCYLAQLGDPAEVAEAALQGLREEPLTIPVEGEPVVLDYATTVATVFTLLYNPATFTLVDQTLAEVFVLQQAGTTPEERERALVRTGAVLAALEDAGLTATRGAAPSLAGRVGEEYPSIGGAYASLCAETARPGSRAAYAPLAEAQDEVAPHFGRFRAWVGVQCEGLGAEDPDAYLGPWDQDTEIPVLVAGTTSDPATAYDFTAPYAASFPDGRLLTVEGVGHTTIGLSACADALVTRYLVDVEAPASGAVCGQDVPAFPPLAVAPLQARALAADDDAVAAAAREALARTAVLTGSR; from the coding sequence ATGTCCCGTCAGCCCAGCCCGCGCCGTCGCGCCGCCGCCGCCGGGGGTGTGGCCGCGGTCGTCGTCTCGCTCGTGGTCGCGTCGCCGACCACGGCCGCCACGACGCCGGCCGCCCCGTCCGCGCCCGCCGCCGACCTCGCCACCGGGGGTGTCAGCGCGCCGGTGCCCGAGATCGACTGGGCCGCCTGCACCGGCCCCGACGGGGCGCCGGTCCCCGCGCTCGCGGCTTTCGAGTGCGCCACCGTCGAGGTGCCCGAGGACTACGACCGTCCGGACGGGCTCACGAGCACCGTCGCGCTGACCCGCCTGCCGGCGTCCGACCCCGCGCAGCGCATCGGCACCCTCTTCACGAACCCTGGTGGTCCCGGTGGCTCGGGCGTCGACTTCGTCCAGCAGAGCGCGGCGGTCGCGTACACCCCCGAGGTCCGCGCCCGCTTCGACGTCCTCGGCTTCGACCCGCGGGGGGTCGGCCGGTCGACGCCCGCCACGTGCTTCCGCACGGCGCAGGCCGAGACCGACTTCCTCCTCCAGCAGGCACCGATCGCCTTCCCGGTCGCCGACGCCGAGGTCGCCCCCTTCCTCGCGTCGAACGCACGCCTGACGTCGCGCTGCGGTGCCACGTCGTCCGAGCGCCTCGACTCCAGCTCCACGGCCAACGTCGCGCGTGACATGGACCTGCTGCGCCAGGCCGTCGGCGACGAGGGCCTCACCTACGCCGGCTACAGCTACGGCTCCGTCCTCGGGGCGACCTACGCCAAGCTCTTCCCGACCCGGGCGCGAGCCCTCTTCATCGACGGGACCCTCGACCCGGCCACGTGGGTCGGCGACCCGAGCGGCCGCGACCCGCTCTCCGTCGGCGTCCGTACCGGCCAGGGCGTCGCCGCGAGCGAGACCTTCGACGAGCTGCTGCGCCTCTGCGCCGAGGCCGGCCCCGAGGGCTGCTACCTCGCGCAGCTCGGCGACCCGGCCGAGGTCGCCGAGGCGGCGCTGCAGGGCCTGCGCGAGGAGCCGCTGACCATCCCGGTCGAGGGCGAGCCCGTCGTGCTCGACTACGCGACGACCGTGGCGACGGTCTTCACGCTGCTCTACAACCCCGCGACCTTCACGCTCGTCGACCAGACCCTCGCCGAGGTCTTCGTCCTGCAGCAGGCAGGCACCACGCCCGAGGAGCGCGAGCGGGCCCTCGTCCGCACCGGCGCCGTGCTGGCGGCGCTCGAGGACGCCGGCCTGACGGCGACCCGCGGTGCCGCCCCCTCGCTCGCCGGTCGGGTCGGCGAGGAGTACCCCTCCATCGGCGGTGCCTACGCGAGCCTCTGCGCCGAGACGGCGCGCCCGGGCAGCCGCGCCGCCTACGCCCCCCTCGCCGAGGCCCAGGACGAGGTCGCGCCCCACTTCGGCCGCTTCCGCGCCTGGGTGGGCGTGCAGTGCGAGGGCCTCGGCGCGGAGGACCCGGACGCCTACCTCGGCCCGTGGGACCAGGACACCGAGATCCCCGTCCTCGTCGCGGGCACGACGTCGGACCCGGCCACGGCGTACGACTTCACCGCCCCGTACGCGGCGTCCTTCCCCGACGGCCGGCTGCTCACCGTCGAGGGCGTCGGGCACACGACGATCGGGCTCAGCGCCTGCGCCGACGCGCTCGTCACCCGCTACCTCGTCGACGTCGAGGCGCCCGCGAGCGGCGCGGTCTGCGGGCAGGACGTCCCGGCCTTCCCGCCGCTGGCCGTCGCCCCGCTGCAGGCCCGCGCGCTCGCGGCGGACGACGACGCCGTCGCCGCCGCCGCGCGGGAGGCGCTCGCGCGCACGGCCGTCCTCACCGGCAGCCGCTGA